One region of Labrus mixtus chromosome 1, fLabMix1.1, whole genome shotgun sequence genomic DNA includes:
- the slc12a4 gene encoding solute carrier family 12 member 4: protein MPHFTVVPVKDQAQSNYDSLEGINWVDYRDTGQDYPDHHDTVSSDGHGNHKEDSPFLNSADAASKRNDFYDRNLALFEEELDIRPKVSSLLSRLVSYTNITQGAKEHEEEESAQASRRKTPKSPNMGTLMGVYLPCLQNIFGVILFLRLTWIVGMAGIMQSLLIVLMCCSCTMLTAISMSAIATNGVVPAGGAYFMISRSLGPEFGGAVGLCFYLGTTFASAMYILGAIEIFLKYLVPQAAIFHATDPPGSDSAMLNNMRVYGSICLSLMAVVVFVGVKYVNKLASLFLACVIISIVSIYAGAIKSMTHPPDFSICMLGNRTLARDRFDVCAKTVLKGNITVPSQLWEKFCLPGNMSSTQCDDYFIQNNVTEIQGIPGLSSGIIRENMWGDYMQKGEILEKAALQSVDAHGAAENFGMYVSADIATSFTLLVGIFFPSATGIMAGSNRSGDLRDAQKSIPVGTILAITTTSLVYFSSVVLFGSCIEGVVLRDKFGDAVRKNLVVGTLSWPSPWVIVIGSFFSTVGAGLQSLTGAPRLLQAIAKDNIIPFLRVFGHGKTNGEPTWALLLTGLIAELGILIASLDMVAPILSMFFLMCYLFVNLACAVQTLLRTPNWRPRFKYYHWALSFLGMSMCLALMFISSWYYAIIAMGIAGMIYKYIEYQGAEKEWGDGIRGLSLSAARYALLRLEIGPPHTKNWRPQLLVLLKLDEDLHVKYPRLLTFASQLKAGKGLTIVGSVLQGNFLDSYGEMQAAEQAIKNMMEIERVKGFCQVVVAAKVREGVVHLIQSSGLGGMQHNTVVMGWPYGWRQSEDPRAWKTFINTVRCTTAAQLALMVPKNVSFYPSNHERFTDGNIDVWWIVHDGGMLMLLPFLLKQHKVWRKCKMRIFTVAQMDDNSIQMKKDLATFLYQLRIEAEVEVVEMHDSDISAYTYERTLMMEQRSQMLRQMRLSSAERQREAQLVKDRHSLVRMGSLYSDEEEEVVEAPPEKVQMTWTREKCEAERRNRNNAPENFRELMSLKPDQSNVRRMHTAVKLNEVIVNRSHDARLVLLNMPGPPRNADGDENYMEFLEVLTEGLERVLLVRGGGREVITIYS, encoded by the exons GACATGGGAACCATAAAGAGGACAGTCCATTTCTCAACAGTGCTGATGCTGCTAGCAAGAGGAATGACTTCTATGACCGGAACCTGGCTCTGTTTGAG GAAGAACTGGACATCAGGCCCAAGGTCTCCTCCCTGCTCAGCCGCCTGGTCAGCTACACCAACATCACACAGGGTGCCAAGGAgcacgaggaggaggaaagtgCTCAGGCCTCACGCAGGAAGACCCCCAAG TCTCCCAACATGGGCACTTTGATGGGAGTCTACTTGCCGTGTCTGCAGAACATTTTTGGTGTCATTCTTTTTCTGCGGCTGACGTGGATTGTCGGGATGGCTGGCATCATGCAGTCTCTGCTGATTGTCCTCATGTGCTGCTCATGT ACAATGCTCACAGCCATATCAATGAGTGCTATTGCTACCAATGGTGTTGTTCCAG CTGGAGGGGCATACTTCATGATCTCCCGCTCTCTTGGCCCTGAGTTTGGAGGAGCAGTGGGGCTGTGTTTCTACTTGGGCACCACCTTTGCTTCTGCCATGTACATACTGGGGGCAATCGAAATATTCTTG AAATATCTGGTCCCCCAGGCAGCCATCTTTCATGCCACAGACCCCCCTGGGAGCGACAGTGCCATGCTGAACAATATGCGAGTCTACGGCTCCATCTGCCTCAGTCTGATGGCTGTGGTGGTTTTTGTAGGAGTGAAATATGTCAACAAGCTGGCCTCTCTTTTCCTGGCCTGCGTAATTATCTCAATTGTCTCCATCTATGCTGGAGCAATTAAATCCATGACTCACCCGCCTGATTTCTC GATCTGCATGCTGGGAAACAGGACTCTGGCGAGAGATCGATTTGATGTGTGTGCTAAAACTGTGCTAAAAGGAAACATCACAGTCCCCAGTCAGCTGTGGGAAAAGTTCTGTCTGCCTGGGAACATGAGCAGCACTCAGTGTGACGACTACTTCATCCAGAACAATGTGACAGAAATACAGGGCATTCCTGGATTAAGCAGCGGGATTATCAGAG AAAACATGTGGGGGGATTACATGCAGAAAGGTGAAATCTTAGAGAAAGCTGCGCTTCAGTCAGTGGATGCTCATGGTGCTGCGGAGAACTTTGGCATGTATGTGTCAGCTGACATCGCTACATCCTTCACACTACTGGTGGGGATCTTCTTCCCATCTGCCACAG gTATCATGGCCGGCTCCAACAGATCTGGGGACCTCCGTGATGCTCAGAAGTCCATCCCTGTGGGGACTATCTTAGCTATTACTACTACTTCCCTTGTTT ATTTCAGCTCAGTGGTCCTGTTTGGGTCTTGTATTGAAGGAGTAGTTCTCAGGGACAA gtttgGGGACGCTGTTAGAAAAAACTTGGTGGTGGGAACGCTCTCCTGGCCATCTCCGTGGGTCATTGTCATTGGCTCCTTCTTCTCTACAGTTGGGGCAGGTCTGCAGTCTCTTACTGGGGCTCCACGTCTTCTCCAGGCCATTGCCAAGGACAACATCATTCCTTTCCTTAGG GTGTTTGGTCATGGAAAGACAAACGGAGAGCCAACCTGGGCACTGCTACTGACAGGTCTTATAGCTGAACTTGGCATTCTTATTGCCTCTCTGGATATGGTGGCTCCCATCCTTTCCAT GTTCTTCTTGATGTGCTATCTTTTTGTGAACTTAGCCTGTGCAGTTCAGACTCTTCTACGCACACCCAACTGGAGGCCGAGGTTTAAATATTACCACTG GGCCTTGTCCTTCCTCGGCATGAGTATGTGTCTGGCTTTAATGTTCATCTCCTCCTGGTACTATGCGATCATAGCCATGGGGATTGCTGGGATGATCTACAAGTACATTGAATACCAGGG AGCCGAGAAGGAGTGGGGAGACGGCATAAGAGGACTGTCCCTAAGCGCTGCTCGATATGCCCTGCTGAGGCTAGAGATTGGACCGCCCCACACCAAGAACTGGAG ACCTCAGCTGTTGGTGCTGTTGAAGCTGGATGAGGACCTCCATGTAAAATACCCTCGCCTGCTCACCTTCGCCTCGCAGCTGAAGGCAGGAAAGGGTCTGACCATTGTGGGCTCCGTCCTGCAGGGCAACTTCCTGGACAGTTACGGTGAAATGCAGGCAGCTGAACAG GCTATTAAGAATATGATGGAGATTGAGAGGGTCAAGGGTTTCTGCCAGGTCGTGGTGGCAGCTAAGGTGCGGGAGGGTGTTGTCCATCTAATCCAGTCCAGTGGTCTTGGGGGCATGCAGCACAACACTGTGGTGATGGGCTGGCCGTATGGCTGGAGACAGAGTGAGGACCCCCGAGCCTGGAAGACTTTCATCA ACACAGTCCGCTGCACCACAGCTGCCCAGCTCGCGCTGATGGTTCCCAAAAATGTTTCCTTCTACCCAAGCAACCATGAACGCTTCACAGATGGCAACATTGATGTGTGGTGGATCGTCCATGATGGGGGGATGCTAATGCTGCTGCCTTTCCTGCTCAAACAGCACAAA GTTTGGAGAAAATGCAAGATGCGCATCTTCACTGTAGCCCAGATGGATGACAACAGCATCCAGATGAAGAAAGATCTGGCAACCTTCCTTTACCAGCTGAGAATAGAggctgaggtggaggtggtggagatG CACGACAGTGACATCTCAGCATACACTTATGAGAGAACGTTAATGATGGAGCAGAGGTCCCAGATGTTGAGGCAGATGAGGCTTTCCAgtgcagaaagacaaagagaa GCACAGTTGGTGAAGGACAGACACTCTTTGGTGCGTATGGGAAGTCTCTActcagatgaggaggaggaagtggtggAGGCTCCTCCAGAGAAGGTACAGATGACGTGGACGAGAGAGAAGTGTGAGGcggagaggaggaacaggaacAATGCACCCGAGAACTTCAGAGAACTGATGAGCCTCAAACC GGATCAGTCCAATGTGCGGCGGATGCACACAGCTGTGAAGCTGAATGAGGTAATAGTCAACAGGTCCCATGATGCTCGTTTAGTGCTGCTCAACATGCCAGGACCACCTCGAAATGCCGATGGGGATGAAAACT ACATGGAATTTCTGGAGGTGTTGACTGAAGGTCTGGAAAGAGTGCTGCTGGTGCGAGGTGGAGGTCGGGAGGTTATCACTATTTACTCATGA